One genomic segment of Amycolatopsis granulosa includes these proteins:
- a CDS encoding YnfA family protein, giving the protein MLVLRSIALFVLAALAEIGGAWLVWQGVREHRGWLWIGAGVVALGLYGFVATLQPDANFGRILAAYGGVFVAGSLVWGVVADGYRPDRFDVIGALVCLAGVAVIMYAPRG; this is encoded by the coding sequence GTGCTGGTTCTGCGCTCGATCGCGTTGTTCGTGCTGGCGGCGCTCGCCGAGATCGGCGGCGCCTGGCTGGTCTGGCAAGGAGTCCGGGAGCACCGGGGCTGGCTGTGGATCGGAGCCGGAGTCGTCGCGCTCGGGTTGTACGGCTTCGTCGCCACCCTGCAACCGGACGCGAACTTCGGCCGCATCCTCGCCGCCTACGGGGGTGTGTTCGTCGCCGGGTCGCTGGTCTGGGGCGTGGTCGCCGACGGGTACCGGCCGGACCGCTTCGACGTGATCGGCGCGCTCGTCTGCCTCGCGGGTGTCGCGGTCATCATGTACGCCCCGCGCGGTTGA
- a CDS encoding MFS transporter has product MTVTAKAAPGARKAVLSWALWDWGASAFSAVILTFVFTVYLTKGVAADTESGSQALGVATTIAGVVVAVLAPVTGQRGDAGGRRKLWLGLHSAIAIACTAGLFFIRDEPSYLLAGLVLLGVGSVFFEFAEVSYNAMLVQVATPKTMGRVSGFGWGMGYFGSVIALAIVLFAFVQPDVGLFGVTSAGGLNIRVVALFVAVWFAVFALPVLLFVPENPPAAQRDRGSFFSGYAVLGKRLATLWRTDRRTLGFLAASAVYRDGLAAIFTFGGVVAAGTFGFSQTEVVLFAIAANVTAGIGAVSGGRLDDRVGPKAVIVTSLAALVVIGLALIALPGKATFWVCGLCLSVFLGPAQAASRTFLARIVEPEREGEAFGLYATTGRAVSFLGPLAFSGFIALFGSQRAGMAGIVLILAAGLVAILPVRAPAGHDG; this is encoded by the coding sequence GTGACCGTCACCGCCAAGGCCGCGCCAGGCGCCCGGAAAGCCGTGCTGAGCTGGGCGCTGTGGGACTGGGGAGCATCCGCGTTCAGCGCGGTGATCCTCACCTTCGTCTTCACCGTCTACCTCACCAAGGGTGTCGCCGCCGACACGGAGAGCGGGTCGCAGGCGCTGGGCGTGGCGACCACGATCGCCGGTGTCGTGGTCGCCGTGCTCGCCCCGGTCACCGGGCAGCGCGGCGATGCCGGCGGCCGGCGCAAGTTGTGGCTCGGCCTGCACAGCGCCATCGCGATCGCGTGCACCGCGGGGCTGTTCTTCATCCGCGACGAGCCGTCCTACCTGCTGGCCGGGCTGGTCCTGCTCGGTGTCGGCAGCGTGTTCTTCGAGTTCGCCGAGGTCAGCTACAACGCGATGCTGGTGCAGGTGGCCACGCCGAAGACGATGGGCCGGGTGTCCGGGTTCGGCTGGGGCATGGGCTACTTCGGCAGCGTCATCGCGCTGGCGATCGTGCTTTTCGCGTTCGTGCAGCCCGACGTCGGACTGTTCGGCGTGACGTCCGCCGGTGGCTTGAACATCCGCGTGGTGGCGCTGTTCGTGGCGGTGTGGTTCGCGGTGTTCGCGCTGCCGGTGCTGCTGTTCGTGCCGGAGAACCCGCCCGCCGCCCAGCGGGACCGGGGCAGCTTCTTCTCCGGCTACGCCGTGCTCGGCAAGCGGCTCGCGACGCTGTGGCGGACCGACCGGCGGACGCTGGGGTTCCTCGCGGCGAGCGCGGTCTACCGCGACGGGCTGGCCGCGATCTTCACCTTCGGCGGGGTCGTCGCGGCCGGCACGTTCGGGTTCAGCCAGACCGAGGTGGTGCTGTTCGCGATCGCGGCGAACGTGACCGCGGGCATCGGCGCGGTGAGCGGGGGCCGGCTCGACGACCGGGTCGGGCCGAAGGCGGTGATCGTGACGTCGCTGGCCGCACTGGTGGTCATCGGGCTCGCCCTCATCGCGCTGCCCGGCAAGGCGACCTTCTGGGTGTGCGGGCTGTGCCTGTCGGTCTTCCTCGGACCGGCGCAGGCGGCGAGCCGCACCTTCCTCGCGCGGATCGTCGAGCCGGAGCGCGAAGGCGAGGCGTTCGGCCTGTACGCGACGACCGGTCGCGCGGTCAGCTTCCTCGGGCCGCTGGCGTTCTCCGGGTTCATCGCCCTCTTCGGCAGCCAGCGCGCCGGCATGGCCGGGATCGTGCTGATCCTCGCCGCCGGGCTGGTCGCGATCCTGCCGGTGCGGGCGCCGGCCGGGCATGATGGATGA
- the paaE gene encoding 1,2-phenylacetyl-CoA epoxidase subunit PaaE, with amino-acid sequence MTAGIKSRLRGDFHTLTVAEVTPLCDDAVAVTFDVPPELAEAYAFRAGQSLTLRRVIDGREERRSYSICSPEGSRPRIGVREVPDGLFSSWLVHQLRPGDEVEVGTPTGNFTPDPATPEHHVLIAAGSGITPVLSIAATVLRHPEATVTVLYGNRRTDTVMFADELADLKDRYPDRLELVHVLSREPREAELFTGRLDGAKLTALLALIPDVSAVGHWWLCGPFGMVTVARERLRDAGVPAGRIHQELFYVDDVPPEPVRHEEKALDGVVTQATIILDGRSTTVAVPRDVPVLDSAQKARPDLPFACKGGVCGTCRAKVTAGKVDMRRNFALEDSEVDAGFVLTCQSLPVSDQLTVDFDV; translated from the coding sequence GTGACCGCCGGCATCAAGTCCAGGCTGCGGGGCGATTTCCACACCCTCACCGTGGCCGAGGTAACGCCCCTGTGCGACGACGCCGTCGCGGTCACCTTCGACGTGCCGCCGGAGCTGGCGGAGGCCTACGCGTTCCGCGCCGGTCAGTCGCTGACCCTGCGCCGCGTGATCGACGGGCGTGAGGAGCGCCGGTCGTACTCGATCTGCTCGCCGGAGGGCAGCAGGCCGCGGATCGGGGTGCGCGAGGTCCCGGACGGGCTGTTCTCCTCCTGGCTGGTGCACCAGCTGCGGCCGGGTGACGAGGTCGAGGTCGGCACGCCGACCGGCAACTTCACGCCCGATCCCGCGACGCCCGAGCACCACGTGCTGATCGCCGCCGGGTCCGGCATCACCCCGGTGCTCTCGATCGCGGCGACCGTGCTGCGCCACCCGGAGGCGACGGTCACCGTGTTGTACGGCAACCGCCGCACCGACACGGTGATGTTCGCCGACGAGCTGGCCGACCTCAAGGACCGCTACCCGGACCGGCTCGAGCTGGTGCACGTGCTCTCCCGCGAGCCGCGCGAGGCGGAGCTGTTCACCGGCCGGCTCGACGGTGCGAAGCTCACCGCGCTGCTGGCGTTGATCCCGGACGTCTCCGCGGTCGGGCACTGGTGGCTGTGCGGTCCGTTCGGGATGGTCACCGTCGCCCGCGAACGGCTGCGGGACGCCGGCGTACCGGCCGGGCGGATCCACCAGGAACTGTTCTATGTGGACGACGTGCCGCCGGAACCCGTGCGGCACGAGGAGAAGGCTCTCGACGGGGTGGTCACCCAGGCGACGATCATCCTCGACGGACGGTCCACCACGGTCGCCGTGCCGCGGGACGTGCCGGTGCTCGACAGCGCGCAGAAGGCCCGGCCGGACCTGCCGTTCGCCTGCAAGGGCGGCGTGTGCGGCACCTGCCGCGCGAAGGTGACCGCCGGCAAGGTGGACATGCGCCGCAACTTCGCGCTCGAGGACAGCGAGGTCGACGCCGGGTTCGTGCTGACCTGTCAGTCGCTGCCGGTCTCGGACCAGCTCACGGTCGACTTCGACGTGTGA
- a CDS encoding pyruvate dehydrogenase: MATVAEQMVRILRECGVRRIYGIVGDSLNPIVDAVRRTPGIDWVHVRHEETAAFAAAAEAQITGRLTVCAGSCGPGNLHLINGLYDAHRSGAPVLAIASHIPSGQIGTGFFQETHPEQLFAECSHFSELVSQAEQMPRLLRIAMQTAVGKGGVSVLSIPGDVAERRALGTADETVHLVEPSPVVPRDAVIDELAEALDSSGKVMLFAGAGCRDAHDEVMALAGRLLAPVGHSLGGKEWIQFDNPYDVGMSGLLGYGACYEAMHEADRVVLLGTDFPYDGFLPQAHTVQIDTNPAHLGRRTPLDLAVHGSVKETLAAVLPRLRQRTDRSYLDRMLREHARSLEKVVDAYTRDIEHRTPIHPEYAAAVLDEVAADDAVFTVDTGMGNVWAARYLTPNGRRRVIGSFRHGSMANALPHAIGAALSSPGRQVVSISGDGGLAMLMGDLLTLSLYDVPVKVVLFNNASLGMVKLEMLVDGLPSFGTDHTPVDFSAIAAACGIWSTRVDHPGEVRSALSKAFEHPGPALVELTTDPNAMSIPPKITSEMLRGFALAASKTVLNGGVGKMVELARSNLRNIPRP, translated from the coding sequence ATGGCGACAGTGGCCGAGCAGATGGTGCGGATCCTGCGGGAGTGCGGGGTTCGCCGCATCTACGGGATCGTCGGGGACAGTCTGAACCCGATCGTCGACGCGGTGCGGCGCACCCCGGGAATCGACTGGGTGCACGTGCGGCACGAAGAGACGGCGGCGTTCGCCGCGGCCGCGGAGGCGCAGATCACCGGGCGGCTCACCGTGTGCGCGGGCAGTTGCGGCCCCGGGAACCTGCACCTGATCAACGGCCTCTACGACGCGCACCGCAGCGGCGCGCCGGTGCTCGCGATCGCCTCCCACATCCCGTCCGGGCAGATCGGCACCGGGTTCTTCCAGGAGACGCATCCGGAGCAGTTGTTCGCCGAGTGCAGCCACTTCAGCGAGCTGGTGTCGCAGGCCGAGCAGATGCCGCGGCTGCTGCGGATCGCGATGCAGACGGCCGTCGGCAAGGGCGGGGTCTCGGTGCTGAGCATCCCGGGCGACGTGGCGGAGCGGCGGGCCCTCGGCACGGCGGACGAGACGGTGCACCTGGTGGAACCGTCGCCGGTGGTGCCCCGCGACGCGGTGATCGACGAGCTGGCCGAGGCCCTCGACAGCAGCGGGAAGGTGATGCTGTTCGCCGGGGCCGGGTGCCGGGATGCGCACGACGAGGTGATGGCGCTGGCCGGCCGCCTGCTCGCACCGGTGGGTCACTCGCTGGGCGGCAAGGAGTGGATCCAGTTCGACAACCCCTATGACGTCGGCATGAGCGGGCTGCTCGGGTACGGCGCGTGCTACGAGGCGATGCACGAGGCGGACCGGGTGGTGCTGCTGGGCACGGACTTCCCCTACGACGGGTTCCTGCCCCAGGCGCACACCGTGCAGATCGACACCAACCCGGCGCACCTGGGCCGCCGGACGCCGCTGGACCTGGCGGTGCACGGGTCGGTGAAGGAGACGCTGGCCGCGGTGCTCCCCCGGCTGCGGCAGCGCACCGACCGGTCCTATCTGGACCGCATGCTGCGCGAGCACGCGCGGAGCCTGGAGAAGGTGGTCGACGCCTACACGCGCGACATCGAGCACCGCACCCCGATCCACCCGGAGTACGCGGCGGCGGTCCTGGACGAGGTCGCGGCCGACGACGCGGTGTTCACAGTGGACACCGGAATGGGCAACGTGTGGGCGGCACGGTACCTGACGCCGAACGGCCGGCGCCGGGTGATCGGGTCGTTCCGGCACGGCAGCATGGCCAACGCCCTGCCGCACGCGATCGGCGCCGCGCTGTCCTCCCCGGGCCGGCAGGTGGTGTCCATCTCCGGCGACGGCGGGCTGGCGATGCTGATGGGCGACCTGCTGACGCTGTCGTTGTACGACGTGCCGGTGAAGGTGGTGCTGTTCAACAACGCGTCGCTGGGCATGGTGAAGCTGGAGATGCTCGTGGACGGCCTGCCCTCCTTCGGCACCGACCACACGCCGGTCGATTTCAGCGCGATCGCCGCCGCGTGCGGCATCTGGTCGACCCGGGTCGACCACCCGGGTGAGGTGCGCTCGGCCCTGAGCAAGGCGTTCGAGCACCCGGGCCCCGCGCTGGTCGAGCTGACCACCGACCCGAACGCGATGTCGATCCCACCGAAGATCACGAGCGAGATGCTGCGGGGCTTCGCCCTGGCCGCGAGCAAGACGGTGCTGAACGGAGGCGTGGGCAAGATGGTCGAGCTGGCCCGCAGCAACCTGCGCAACATCCCCCGCCCGTAG
- a CDS encoding DnaJ family domain-containing protein, with the protein MTERKPPDVSFETWVEKQIREAAERGEFENLPGAGKPLAWLRKPHDENAWLREKLARENVTYLPPSLALRKDAAQARAAAAAAGSEAEVRRILADINERIVAAIRRPPSGPPLNLAPFDVEHIVAEWRADHG; encoded by the coding sequence GTGACCGAGCGCAAACCCCCGGACGTCAGCTTCGAGACGTGGGTGGAGAAGCAGATCCGCGAGGCGGCCGAGCGCGGCGAGTTCGAGAACCTGCCCGGCGCGGGGAAACCACTGGCGTGGCTGCGGAAACCGCACGACGAGAACGCGTGGCTGCGCGAGAAGCTGGCGCGCGAGAACGTGACCTACCTGCCGCCGTCGCTGGCCCTGCGCAAGGACGCGGCGCAGGCCCGCGCGGCCGCCGCCGCGGCCGGTTCCGAGGCCGAGGTGCGGCGGATCCTCGCCGACATCAACGAGCGGATCGTCGCGGCGATCCGTCGGCCGCCGTCCGGCCCGCCGCTGAACCTGGCGCCGTTCGACGTGGAGCACATCGTCGCCGAGTGGCGAGCCGACCACGGCTGA
- a CDS encoding TIGR03617 family F420-dependent LLM class oxidoreductase, translated as MKVDFAVPFESPADTRELMRRAERDGFDGVWTTEVKRDPFVPLALGATATSRIELGTAIAVAFARSPMTVAATANDLQELSGGRLLLGLGTQIKAHVTHRFSMPWSRPAARMREFVLALRAIWDAWQHGTRLNFRGEFYTHTVMTPMFTPAPHPFGPPKVLLAGVGAGMTRVAGEVADGFLCHGFTTERYLRSVTVPALRSGRGSLDGFELVGSPMVVTGRSAADIADAVAAARRQIAFYGSTPAYRGVLELHDRASLGEELHALSRRGEWDRMAALVDDELLHAIAVVGPPARAAEELRRRYADVFTRATLYTPYPADPALVAEVAAAVRG; from the coding sequence GTGAAGGTCGATTTCGCGGTGCCGTTCGAGAGCCCGGCCGACACCCGGGAGCTGATGCGGCGCGCGGAGCGCGACGGCTTCGACGGGGTGTGGACGACCGAGGTCAAGCGCGACCCGTTCGTCCCGCTCGCCCTCGGTGCCACGGCGACGTCGCGGATCGAGCTCGGCACGGCGATCGCGGTGGCCTTCGCCCGCAGCCCGATGACGGTCGCGGCGACGGCGAACGACCTGCAGGAACTGTCCGGTGGCCGGCTGCTGCTCGGCCTGGGCACGCAGATCAAGGCGCACGTCACGCACCGGTTCTCGATGCCGTGGTCACGCCCGGCCGCCCGCATGCGCGAGTTCGTGCTGGCGTTGCGCGCGATCTGGGACGCCTGGCAGCACGGCACCCGGCTGAACTTCCGCGGCGAGTTCTACACGCACACGGTGATGACACCGATGTTCACGCCGGCGCCGCACCCGTTCGGGCCGCCGAAGGTGCTGCTGGCCGGGGTGGGCGCGGGTATGACGCGGGTGGCCGGGGAGGTGGCGGACGGCTTCCTGTGCCACGGCTTCACGACGGAGCGTTACCTGCGTTCGGTGACCGTGCCGGCGTTGCGGTCCGGGCGCGGGTCGCTGGACGGGTTCGAGCTGGTGGGCTCGCCGATGGTGGTGACGGGCCGCTCCGCGGCGGACATCGCGGACGCGGTGGCCGCGGCGCGCCGGCAGATCGCGTTCTACGGCTCGACACCGGCGTACCGGGGTGTGCTGGAGTTGCACGACCGGGCGAGCCTGGGGGAGGAGCTGCACGCGCTCTCCCGGCGGGGCGAGTGGGACCGGATGGCCGCCCTCGTCGACGACGAGCTGCTGCACGCCATCGCGGTGGTGGGACCGCCGGCCCGGGCGGCGGAAGAACTGCGCCGCCGCTACGCGGACGTCTTCACCCGCGCGACCCTGTACACGCCCTACCCAGCCGATCCCGCGCTGGTGGCGGAGGTGGCGGCGGCGGTGCGCGGATAG
- a CDS encoding RNA-binding S4 domain-containing protein — protein MESTRVDRWLWAVRLTKTRSDAAAACRGGHVRVNDRPAKPATGVHPGDTVRARVHDRTRIVEVVRVIEKRVGAPDAATCYIDRTPAPPPEAAMPVARRDRGAGRPTKRDRRVLDRLRGQGW, from the coding sequence ATGGAGTCCACGCGCGTGGACCGCTGGCTGTGGGCGGTCCGCCTGACCAAGACCCGATCGGATGCCGCGGCTGCCTGCCGCGGCGGGCACGTGCGCGTCAACGACCGGCCCGCGAAGCCCGCGACGGGCGTGCACCCGGGCGACACCGTCCGGGCGCGCGTGCACGACCGGACCCGGATCGTGGAGGTCGTCCGGGTGATCGAAAAGCGGGTCGGCGCCCCGGACGCGGCGACCTGCTACATCGACCGCACCCCCGCGCCGCCGCCGGAGGCGGCGATGCCGGTGGCCCGCCGCGACCGGGGAGCGGGGCGCCCCACCAAGCGGGATCGCCGCGTGCTGGACCGGTTGCGCGGTCAGGGCTGGTAG
- a CDS encoding FCD domain-containing protein — MRTLRSQELADSIVELIDRRQLGPGDPLPPEPRLMAEFGAARNSVREALRTLQALGIVEIRHGYGTFVGAASMTALSPSLLFRTRARSRDDLRGLRDLLEVRQILETELTRKLARQRDEALLDQLAERVRRMADPATSAAADGEFHELICTAAGNELAAELIRLFWSVYRQTEVLIGAPRTPSDALVAKHQLVVDAIAAGDPDAIGDAVRHHFDEVRGRLEPCARA, encoded by the coding sequence GTGCGGACACTGCGCAGCCAGGAACTGGCCGACTCGATCGTCGAGCTCATCGACCGGCGGCAGCTCGGTCCGGGCGATCCCCTGCCGCCGGAGCCGAGGCTGATGGCGGAGTTCGGCGCGGCGCGCAACTCGGTCCGGGAGGCGCTGCGCACGTTGCAGGCCCTGGGCATCGTGGAGATCCGGCACGGCTACGGCACCTTCGTCGGTGCCGCCAGCATGACGGCCCTCAGCCCGTCCCTGCTGTTCCGCACCCGCGCACGCTCGCGCGACGACCTGCGGGGGCTGCGCGACCTGCTGGAGGTCCGGCAGATCCTGGAGACCGAACTGACCCGCAAGCTCGCCCGGCAGCGGGACGAGGCACTGCTCGACCAGCTCGCCGAGCGGGTGCGGCGGATGGCCGATCCGGCCACCTCGGCGGCCGCGGACGGCGAGTTCCACGAGCTGATCTGCACCGCGGCGGGCAACGAGCTGGCCGCCGAGCTGATCCGCCTGTTCTGGAGCGTCTACCGGCAGACGGAGGTGCTCATCGGCGCGCCGCGCACGCCGTCGGACGCCCTGGTCGCCAAGCACCAGCTGGTGGTGGACGCCATCGCCGCGGGCGATCCGGACGCCATCGGGGACGCGGTGCGCCACCACTTCGACGAGGTCCGTGGCCGCCTCGAACCGTGTGCCCGCGCCTGA
- the paaD gene encoding 1,2-phenylacetyl-CoA epoxidase subunit PaaD, producing MVSARAVAETVRDPELPMLTLADLGVLREVSESDGAVTVAITPTYTGCPAMDTMRDDLVHALRGAGYERVEVRTVLQPPWSSDWISADGRRKLAEAGIAPPGSAPRRPSGPIPLTLHPPVRRVSCPRCGSADTELVSEFGATACKSLVRCRSCDEPFEHVKEI from the coding sequence GTGGTGAGCGCCCGTGCCGTCGCGGAGACCGTCCGCGATCCCGAGCTGCCCATGCTGACGCTGGCCGACCTCGGCGTGCTGCGTGAGGTGTCCGAATCGGACGGTGCGGTGACGGTGGCGATCACGCCCACCTACACCGGCTGCCCGGCGATGGACACGATGCGCGACGACCTGGTGCACGCCCTGCGCGGCGCCGGGTACGAGCGGGTCGAGGTCCGCACCGTGCTGCAGCCGCCGTGGAGCAGCGACTGGATCAGCGCCGACGGCCGCCGCAAGCTCGCCGAGGCGGGGATCGCGCCGCCGGGCAGCGCGCCGCGGCGCCCGTCCGGCCCGATCCCGTTGACGCTGCACCCTCCGGTGCGCCGGGTGTCCTGCCCGCGCTGCGGCTCGGCGGACACCGAGCTGGTGTCGGAGTTCGGGGCCACCGCGTGCAAGTCACTGGTGCGGTGCCGGTCCTGCGACGAACCCTTCGAGCACGTGAAGGAGATCTGA
- a CDS encoding sialate:H+ symport family MFS transporter: protein MTSPIPWYRRLGPGQWKAFGAAWLGYLLDGFDFVIITLVLTELRDEFHLSLATAATLVSAAFVSRWLGGLALGAFGDRFGRRPAMIASIVLYAAGTALCGFAWSYWSLFVFRAIVGLGMAGEYGASSTYVMESWPRGLRNRATGFLLSAYPIGSVLAARAYDLIVPHLGWRWLFWIGIVPVFVALWLRRALPEAGDWTAEVGSGNVRSTSATALLDRRWAAVNVVVTLVLATSLVLIFSGHAGGLYPLCIALCVIGFAVFAVQISGRAWPMAVGLMLTVFCAFLYSWPIQSLLPTYLKTVLHYNAGQVANALTWAGLGYAAGSCLAGVVGDRFGTRATYVGGLLLSLVFVFPAFALGSGSIVLVWLLLFVLQGTSSGISGLLPKYIGDHFPTRTRAASLGFTYNVGALGGAVAPLLGAQVAGHIGLGPALGWLAAGLTLLTALLVGFDVPARLGRLGNRESAPVG from the coding sequence ATGACCTCCCCGATCCCGTGGTACCGCCGGCTGGGGCCCGGACAGTGGAAGGCGTTCGGCGCAGCGTGGCTCGGCTACCTGCTCGACGGCTTCGACTTCGTGATCATCACCCTGGTGCTCACCGAGCTGCGCGACGAGTTCCACCTGTCCCTGGCCACCGCCGCCACGCTGGTGTCCGCCGCGTTCGTGTCGCGCTGGCTGGGCGGGCTTGCGCTCGGCGCGTTCGGCGACCGCTTCGGCCGCCGCCCGGCGATGATCGCCTCCATCGTCCTGTACGCCGCCGGCACCGCGCTGTGCGGTTTCGCCTGGAGCTACTGGTCGCTGTTCGTCTTCCGCGCGATCGTCGGGCTCGGCATGGCCGGGGAGTACGGCGCCAGCAGCACCTACGTGATGGAGAGCTGGCCGAGGGGCCTGCGCAACCGTGCCACCGGTTTCCTGCTGTCGGCCTACCCGATCGGGTCCGTCCTGGCCGCTCGCGCGTACGACCTGATCGTGCCGCACCTGGGCTGGCGGTGGCTGTTCTGGATCGGGATCGTGCCGGTCTTCGTGGCGCTGTGGCTGCGCCGGGCGCTGCCCGAGGCCGGGGACTGGACGGCGGAGGTCGGCTCCGGCAACGTGCGGTCGACGAGCGCGACCGCGCTGCTCGACCGGCGCTGGGCGGCGGTCAACGTGGTCGTCACGCTGGTGCTCGCGACCAGCCTCGTGCTGATCTTCTCCGGCCACGCCGGCGGGCTCTACCCGCTGTGCATCGCCCTGTGCGTGATCGGGTTCGCCGTGTTCGCCGTGCAGATCAGCGGCCGGGCGTGGCCGATGGCGGTCGGGCTGATGCTGACCGTGTTCTGCGCGTTCCTCTACTCGTGGCCGATCCAGTCGCTGCTGCCGACCTACCTGAAGACCGTGCTGCACTACAACGCCGGTCAGGTCGCGAACGCGCTGACCTGGGCCGGGCTCGGCTACGCGGCCGGGTCGTGCCTGGCCGGAGTCGTCGGTGACCGGTTCGGCACGCGGGCCACCTACGTCGGCGGGCTGCTGCTATCGCTGGTGTTCGTGTTCCCCGCGTTCGCGCTCGGGTCCGGCAGCATCGTGCTGGTGTGGCTGCTGCTGTTCGTGTTGCAGGGCACCAGTTCCGGAATCTCGGGGTTGCTGCCGAAGTACATCGGCGACCACTTCCCGACCCGGACGCGGGCGGCGAGCCTCGGGTTCACCTACAACGTCGGTGCCCTCGGCGGCGCGGTCGCCCCGCTGCTCGGGGCGCAGGTGGCCGGGCACATCGGGCTCGGTCCGGCGCTGGGCTGGCTCGCGGCCGGCCTGACGCTGCTCACCGCGCTGCTGGTCGGGTTCGACGTGCCGGCGCGGCTGGGCAGGCTCGGGAACCGGGAGTCGGCGCCGGTCGGCTGA
- a CDS encoding acyl-CoA thioesterase, producing the protein MAEPTLADLLDLEEIDRDLYRATRVFDDPLPLYGGQVAAQALAAAGRTVEPERLPHSLHGYFLRPGDATRPTIFHVDRDRDGGSYSARRVVAVQNGEVIFNMSASFHRPEDGVDREAHPERPEGDPEQLTSGGMPRLFSMRGALPPQPYPDGQWPTRFWARCELDLPDDPLLHACVLTYLSDISSGVAAFGDETASASSSLDHAVWFHRPGRLDEWVHMDLVPQSVAGGRGWYTGTVRTRDGVLLASLAQECLFRNRRR; encoded by the coding sequence GTGGCCGAGCCCACCCTCGCCGACCTGCTCGATCTCGAGGAGATCGACCGCGACCTCTACCGTGCCACGCGCGTCTTCGACGATCCGCTGCCGCTCTACGGCGGCCAGGTGGCCGCCCAGGCCCTCGCCGCGGCCGGCCGCACCGTGGAGCCGGAGCGGCTGCCGCACTCGCTGCACGGGTACTTCCTGCGTCCGGGCGATGCGACCCGGCCGACGATCTTCCACGTCGACCGCGACCGCGACGGCGGCTCCTATTCCGCCCGCCGGGTCGTCGCCGTGCAGAACGGCGAGGTCATCTTCAACATGTCGGCGTCCTTCCACCGCCCCGAGGACGGTGTGGACCGCGAGGCGCACCCGGAACGCCCCGAGGGCGACCCGGAGCAGCTGACCAGCGGCGGCATGCCGCGGCTGTTCTCGATGCGCGGCGCCCTCCCGCCGCAGCCGTACCCGGACGGCCAGTGGCCGACCCGGTTCTGGGCGCGGTGCGAGCTCGACCTGCCCGACGACCCGCTGCTGCACGCCTGCGTCCTGACCTACCTGTCGGACATCTCCTCGGGCGTGGCCGCGTTCGGGGACGAGACGGCGTCCGCGTCGTCCAGCCTGGACCACGCCGTGTGGTTCCACCGTCCGGGGCGCCTGGACGAATGGGTGCACATGGACCTGGTGCCGCAGAGCGTCGCGGGCGGCCGGGGCTGGTACACCGGCACCGTGCGCACCCGCGACGGGGTGCTGCTCGCGAGCCTCGCCCAGGAGTGCCTGTTCCGGAACCGCAGGCGGTGA